Proteins encoded together in one Lathyrus oleraceus cultivar Zhongwan6 chromosome 5, CAAS_Psat_ZW6_1.0, whole genome shotgun sequence window:
- the LOC127087689 gene encoding uncharacterized protein LOC127087689 yields the protein MEEERREVRMNDEENEAEIVKDEDKLALHFLDSLHNYLSLADSLSSTLRQGWLELASARHSMGASRVNSSLLDLKFHPAATTLKITGNDGAQPQFTLQKWASSEPESTQLEDKNEQPRDSDLKSSGTATIIKNFTGLADNDEVQKERHKSLSVFGVLISPKLRASQLSFEKALETLVEIANTRSSLLHSFHQLHQEVEGTKE from the exons ATGGAAGAAGAGAGAAGAGAGGTTCGTATGAACGATGAAGAAAATGAAGCAGAGATTGTTAAAGATGAAGACAAACTCGCTTTGCACTTTCTGGATTCACTTCATAACTATCTATCCCTCGCTGATTCTCTCTCTTCCACACTTCGACAG GGATGGCTGGAGTTAGCAAGTGCTAGACATTCTATGGGTGCTTCACGCGTTAATAGTTCTTTATTGGACCTGAAATTCCATCCAGCTGCTACAACATTGAAGATAACCGGAAACGATG GTGCACAACCACAATTCACTTTGCAGAAATGGGCATCGTCTGAACCTGAAAGTACTCAATTAGAAGACAAGAATGAGCAGCCACGAGATAGTGATTTGAAATCGTCTGGTACG GCGACCATTATAAAGAACTTTACGGGACTTGCAGATAATGATGAA GTTCAAAAGGAGCGACACAAGTCCTTATCAGTTTTCGGAGTTTTGATTTCCCCAAAGCTTCGGGCCTCCCAGCTGTCATTTGAGAAAG CACTAGAGACACTCGTTGAAATAGCAAATACGCGATCATCATTATTACACTCTTTTCACCAACTTCATCAAGAGGTGGAAGGTACCAAAGAATGA